The Streptomyces sp. SS1-1 genome has a segment encoding these proteins:
- the murJ gene encoding murein biosynthesis integral membrane protein MurJ yields MNAPYDGDRGQAAGSSGHPEGPPPEGQVPPQHPADMYLQDAYDQDPYQGQDITAQDPVAEALYDRAAHPPPPPGAYRPQQPLYSQPPQSPYAPDPNVWAQTPAPEPEGPTQYLPYGDDPRTTQYVGVDDLVSHSSEERPEHDAFAHLFRDQQQGGGQQQYQPTSVPGPSPAPAPGPQQAAAPVAAPESEEPAPAPAPAPVAKKGGKVGGLLKSSAVMAAGTMVSRLTGFVRSMLIVSALGLGLLGDSFQVAYQLPTMIYILTVGGGLNSVFVPQLVRAMKDDEDGGEAYANRLLTLVMVALAALTALAMFAAPLLVSALSTKVASDPAANEVAVTFTRYFLPSIFFMGVHVVMGQILNARGRFGAMMWTPVLNNVVIIVTLGMFIWVYGTSERSGMSVTSIPPEGQRLLGIGILLGLVVQSLAMIPYLRETGFRMRLRFDWRGHGLGKAAMLAKWTILFVLANQAGALVVTQLSTAAGFASGDEGTGFAAYANAQLIWGLPQAIITVSLMAALLPRISRSAAENDAGAVRDDISQGLRTTAVAIVPLAFGFVALGIPMCTLMFGSSGTSQATNMGYMLMAFGLGLIPYSVQYVVLRAFYAYEDTRTPFYNTVIVAAGNAAASGLCYLVLPARWAVVGMAASYGLAYAIGVGVAWRRLRAKLGGDLDGARVTRTYARLCIASVPAALVAGAACYGISQVLGQGAAGSLAALLAGGAVLLGVFFVAARRMRIEELNSLVGMVRGRLGR; encoded by the coding sequence ATGAACGCGCCGTACGACGGTGACCGCGGCCAGGCCGCGGGCAGCTCGGGGCACCCCGAGGGCCCGCCGCCCGAGGGCCAGGTACCGCCGCAGCACCCCGCGGACATGTACCTCCAGGACGCCTACGACCAGGACCCGTACCAGGGGCAGGACATCACCGCCCAGGACCCGGTCGCCGAGGCGCTGTACGACCGTGCCGCGCACCCGCCGCCCCCGCCGGGCGCCTACCGGCCCCAGCAGCCGCTGTACTCCCAGCCGCCGCAGTCGCCGTACGCCCCCGACCCGAACGTGTGGGCGCAGACGCCGGCGCCCGAGCCGGAGGGCCCGACCCAGTACCTGCCGTACGGGGACGACCCCCGGACGACCCAGTACGTCGGCGTCGACGACCTCGTCTCGCACTCGTCGGAGGAGCGCCCGGAGCACGACGCCTTCGCGCATCTCTTCCGGGACCAGCAGCAGGGCGGCGGCCAGCAGCAGTACCAGCCGACGTCGGTCCCCGGTCCGTCCCCCGCGCCCGCCCCCGGCCCGCAGCAGGCGGCCGCACCGGTCGCCGCGCCCGAGAGCGAGGAGCCGGCGCCCGCTCCGGCCCCCGCGCCCGTCGCGAAGAAGGGCGGCAAGGTCGGCGGTCTGCTGAAGTCCAGCGCCGTCATGGCGGCCGGCACGATGGTGTCCCGCCTCACCGGGTTCGTCCGGTCGATGCTGATCGTCTCGGCTCTCGGTCTCGGTCTGCTCGGCGACTCCTTCCAGGTCGCCTACCAGCTGCCGACGATGATCTACATCCTGACCGTCGGCGGTGGCCTCAACTCCGTCTTCGTGCCGCAGCTCGTGCGCGCCATGAAGGACGACGAGGACGGCGGCGAGGCCTACGCCAACCGTCTGCTGACCCTCGTCATGGTCGCGCTCGCCGCGCTCACGGCACTCGCGATGTTCGCGGCACCGCTCCTGGTCAGCGCCCTGTCGACCAAGGTCGCCAGCGACCCCGCCGCCAACGAGGTGGCGGTCACCTTCACGCGCTACTTCCTGCCCTCGATCTTCTTCATGGGCGTCCATGTCGTGATGGGCCAGATCCTCAACGCCCGCGGCCGCTTCGGCGCCATGATGTGGACCCCGGTCCTGAACAACGTCGTCATCATCGTGACGCTGGGCATGTTCATCTGGGTGTACGGCACCTCCGAGCGTTCCGGGATGTCGGTCACGAGCATCCCGCCGGAGGGGCAGCGGCTCCTCGGCATCGGCATCCTGCTCGGCCTGGTGGTCCAGTCCCTCGCCATGATCCCGTACCTGCGGGAGACGGGCTTCCGGATGAGGCTGCGCTTCGACTGGCGAGGGCACGGCCTCGGCAAGGCCGCCATGCTCGCCAAGTGGACGATCCTGTTCGTCCTGGCCAACCAGGCCGGCGCCCTCGTCGTCACCCAGCTGTCCACCGCCGCCGGATTCGCGTCGGGCGACGAGGGCACCGGCTTCGCCGCCTACGCCAACGCCCAGCTGATCTGGGGTCTGCCACAGGCCATCATCACCGTCTCCCTGATGGCCGCCCTGCTGCCCCGGATCTCCCGCTCTGCCGCCGAGAACGACGCCGGCGCGGTCCGCGACGACATCTCGCAGGGCCTGCGCACCACCGCGGTGGCGATCGTGCCGCTCGCCTTCGGATTCGTGGCGCTCGGCATCCCGATGTGCACCCTGATGTTCGGCTCGTCCGGCACCAGCCAGGCCACCAACATGGGCTACATGCTGATGGCCTTCGGCCTCGGCCTGATCCCCTACTCGGTGCAGTACGTCGTCCTGCGTGCCTTCTACGCGTACGAGGACACCCGCACCCCCTTCTACAACACGGTCATCGTGGCGGCCGGCAACGCGGCGGCCTCCGGGCTCTGCTACCTCGTCCTGCCCGCCCGCTGGGCCGTGGTGGGCATGGCGGCCTCCTACGGCCTGGCGTACGCGATCGGCGTCGGGGTGGCCTGGCGACGGCTGCGCGCCAAGCTGGGCGGCGATCTGGACGGCGCCCGCGTGACGCGGACCTACGCGCGGCTCTGCATCGCGTCGGTCCCGGCCGCGCTCGTCGCTGGGGCGGCCTGCTACGGCATCAGCCAGGTCCTCGGCCAGGGCGCCGCCGGCTCGCTCGCCGCCCTCCTGGCCGGTGGGGCCGTGCTGCTGGGCGTCTTCTTCGTGGCCGCGCGACGGATGCGCATCGAGGAACTGAACTCGCTCGTCGGCATGGTCCGCGGGCGCCTGGGTCGCTGA